CTGTTCGACGAACTGGTCGCGACATCGCCCGCCTTCCGCAGCTTTGTCTTCGCCGCCTTTTCCAAGCGCATCACGGACCTGTTCCTCGTAATCGACGAGGTCGCCTTTCAGCGCATGGACGTCCGCCTGGCCGCGACGCTGATCGAGCTGTCCGAGGGGGCCGAGACGCTGGACACGACGCATCAGAAGCTGTCGGTCGAACTGGGCACGGCGCGCGAAGTCGTCTCGCGGCAGCTTACGGAGTTCCAGCGTCGCGGCTGGGTGCGACAGAGCCGCGGTACGATCCACCTGCTCGACCGCCCGGCGCTGCACCGGCTGGCCGACGAGGGGTGAACGAACCCCGCGCCTTACGGTGACAAAGTCACCGACGCGCAAGGCATGACGACGCAGAATGCGGGAAACGACGAGAGGTTTCCCCGATGGCCCTGCAACTCATCCCCGACACGGTCCTTCAGGTCCTTCCCGGATTGGCCCAAGCCGCCATATCCGCGGACCCCGCCGTCCCCCGCGCCGCCGCCACGCAGGCCGTGGCGCTCGCTCAGGAGGCGTTCGCCTTGATGGCCGTCAACGCGGCCCCGCTCGCGCTGTCTACGGTTTGAGCATGGAGACCGCCTTCACCCCCATGCAATCGCTTCTGGGCGGCGCGTTGATCGGGCTTTCAGCCGTGATGCTCATGGGGCTCATGGGCCGGATCATGGGTGCGACCGGCATCCTGTCGGGGCTCGTGGCGCCGATCGACGGACGTGAATTCGCCTGGCGCGCGGCGATCCTCGCGGGGATGGTCACAGGCCCCGCGATCGTTCTTCTGGCGACCGGCGCGATGCCCGTCATCCAGGTGCCGGTCTCGGCGCCGACGCTGGTCGTGGGCGGCCTGATCGTAGGGATCGGCGCGACCTACGGGTCCGGCTGCACCTCGGGGCACGGCGTCTGCGGAATGGCGCGGCTGTCGCCGCGATCCGTCGCGGCAACGCTCACCTTCATGGCGACCACCGCGGCCACGGTCTTCGTGATCCGCCACGTGATGGGAGGCTGAACGATGCGCCTGATCGCAAGCTATATCGTAGGCCTCGTCTTCGGGGTCGGCATCTCGATTTCGGGGATGGCGAACCCCGCGAAGGTGCTCAACTTCTTCGATATCGCCGGAAGCTGGGACCCCAGCCTTGCCTTCGTCATGGGCGGCGCGCTGTTGGTGACCTTCGTCGGCTACAGATGGGTTCTACGCGCGGACGGACCGCTTCTGGACACGCGGTTCCTGATCCCGACCCGCTCGGATCTCGACCCGCGCCTGATCGGCGGCGCAGCCCTCTTCGGCGTCGGATGGGGCATCGCGGGCTTCTGTCCCGGCGGCGCGCTGCCAGCGCTCGGCACCGGGACGACGGACGTGTTCATCTTCGTCGCCGCCGTCATCGCGGGCATCTGGATCGCCCGTAATCTGGACCGCCTGACCCGAACACCCACACCCCATACCTGAGGAGAGGATATGATGACCTATCCCATCGACATGACGACCCGCCCCAAGGTCGACGGCTTCTTCGACGAGGCCACCAACACGATCAGCTACATTATTCAGGACCCGGCCAGCGACCACTGCGCCATCATCGATAGCGTGATGGACATCGACTACGCCGCCGGGCGCATCACCTACGACCACGCCGACAAGCTGATCGAGGAGGTGCGCCGCCGCGGCCTGACGCTGGACTGGATCATTGAGACCCATGTCCATGCCGACCACCTGTCGGCCGCGCCCTACATCCAGGAGAAACTGGGCGGGAAGATCGGCATCGGCGCTGAGATCGTCACCGTTCAGGACACGTTCGGAAAGGTGTTCAACGAGGGCACCGAGTTCCAGCGCGACGGCTCGCAATTCGACGCCCTGTTCTCCGACGGTGACATCTATGAAATCGGCAGCATGACCGCATTCGCGATCCACACGCCGGGCCATACGCCCGCCTGCATGACCCATGTGATCGGTGACGCCGCCTTTGTGGGCGATACGCTCTTCATGCCCGACGGCGGCTCCGCCCGTGCCGACTTTCCGGGCGGTGATGCGGGCGTGCTCTATGACAGCATCCAGAAGGTGCTGGCCCTGCCGGACGCGATGCGCCTCTTCATGTGCCACGACTATGGACCGAATGGGCGCGACATCGCTTGGGAGACCACGGTCGCGGAGGAAAAGGCGCATAACATCCATGTCGGCGGCGGCACGACCCGCGCCGCCTTCGTCAAGATGCGGGAGGAGCGCGACGCGACGCTTGCCGTTCCGAAGCTCATCCTGCCGTCCCTGCAGGTGAACATGCGGGCGGGCGAAGTGCCCACCGACGCAGAGGGCAATCCGGTGCTGAAGGTGCCGGTCAACGGGATCTGAGGGGCGGGATCATGGATATTCGCACACTCACGCCCCGACTATCTGTCGGACCGCAGATCGACCCCGGCGATCTGAAGACCCTTGCCGCGATGGGCTACCGTGCCGTCATCTGCAATCGGCCCGATGGCGAGGCCGCGGACCAGCCGACCTTCGAGGAGATCGCCGCCGCCGCGCGTGCGGAGGGGCTCGAGGCGCGGCACGTGCCGATCGTCGCCGGTCGGGTCGAAGATGCCGACGTGGTGGCGTTCGAAGCCGCCCTGACGGAGCTTCCGGGACCGGTGCTCGCATATTGCCGCACGGGCACCCGGTCGACCACGCTCTGGTCGCTCAGCCGGGCGGGTGTACTCAAGCTGCCCGACATCCTCGCGATCACGAAGGCGGCCGGATACGACATGGGGGGCGTGGTGCGCCGGATCGCGAATGGCGGGCAGACCCCGACCGACCGGTCCGATGCGCGGTTCGACATCGCGATCGTCGGTGGCGGGGCTGCGGGCATCGCGGTGGCCGCCAGCCTTCGGAAACGCCAGCCCGATCTCGACGTCGCCATCATCGACCCGGCCGACACGCATTACTACCAGCCCGGTTGGACGATGGTCGGCGGCGGCATCTTCGAAGCGGCCGAGACCGTTCGAACGATGGGCTCCATCATTCCCAAGGGCGTGCACTGGATCAAGGCGGCCGTGGCCGCCTTCGAGCCGGAGGCGGATGCCGTCATTCTCGATGGCTGCCGGGTCCTGCGCTACAAGCATCTCATCGTCTGCCCCGGCCTCAAGCTCGACTGGCATGCCGTGGACGGTCTGGTCGAGACGCTCGGGCGGAACGGCGTCACCTCGAACTATCGCTACGACCTGGCCCCTTACACGTGGGACCTTGTGCAGGGCCTCAAATCGGGCCGCGCGATCTTCACGCAGCCGCCCATGCCGATCAAATGCGCGGGCGCGCCGCAAAAGGCGATGTACCTCTCGGCCGATGCCTGGCGCCGGCGTGGGGTTCTGGGGGACATCGAAATCCACTTCGCCAATGCCGGCGGCGTTCTCTTCGGGATCGCGGATTACGTGCCCGCCTTGATGGAATATGTCGAACGCTACGGTGTGGCGCTGGATTTCCACCACAACCTCGTCGCCGTCGACGGACCGAACCGGATCGCCACCTTCGACGTGACACCCCCCGTTGCCGAGACGAGGCGCGTCAAGATGGCGTTCGATATGCTTCACGTATGCCCGCCCCAGGCCGCGCCCGATTTCATCCGCGTCTCGCCCCTTGCCGATGCGGCCGGATGGGTCGATGTCGATCAGGCGAGCCTCAGGCACCGGAGTTGGGACAACATCTGGTCCCTTGGCGACGTGATGAATGCCCCCAACGCCAAGACCGCCGCCGCCGCACGGATGCAGGCGCCGATCGTCGCCGCCAATATCGACGCCGCCATGCGCGGTCGTGGTCCGGTGGCGCGGTACAACGGCTACGGTTCCTGCCCTCTGACCGTGGAGCGAGGGAAGATCGTGCTGGCCGAGTTCGGATATGGCGGCACTCTCCTGCCCAGTTTCCCCGAGGCTCTGATCGACGGCACCCGGCCCAGCCGTGCGGCGTGGCTCCTGAAGGAGAAGATCCTTCCGCCGGTCTACTGGCGCGGCATGCTGAAGGGGCGCGAATGGCTCGTGCGGCCCGAGCCTGTCACGGTCGACTGATCACATGGGCTTTGCGCGATACCTTCCGGTCCTCGACTGGGGTCGGCGTTACGATCGTCGCGATCTGGGCGGAGACGCGCTCGCAGCCGTGATCGTCACGATCATGCTGATCCCCCAATCGCTGGCCTACGCGCTGCTGGCCGGTCTGCCGCCCGAGGCAGGCCTCTACGCCTCGATCGTGCCGATCCTGCTCTACGCCATGTTCGGCACATCCCGCGCCTTGGCCGTCGGCCCCGTCGCGGTCGTATCGCTTATGACGGCGGCCGCGCTGGGCGATGTGGTGGCGCAAGGGACCGCAGGTTACGCGACGGCCGCGCTGACGTTGGCCGGGCTCTCGGGCGTGATGCTGCTGGCCTTCGGCCTGCTCCGGCTGGGTGCGATCGCCAACTACCTGTCGCACCCGGTCATCTCGGGCTTCATCACGGCGAGCGGGCTCCTGATCGCGGCCAGCCAGTTGCGGCATGTGATGGGCATCGAGGCCCATGGCCACACGCTCCCGGTGCTGCTCGGCTCGCTGGCCGAGAATGTCCGTGACACGAACGCCGCCACGTTCGCGCTCGGGCTCGGGACGACGGCGTTCCTGTTCTGGGTCCGCTCGGGTCTCGCGCCGCTGCTGCGCCGGCTCGGCCTGACCTCCGGGGCCGCCGGCACCCTCGCCAAGATCGGGCCCGTCGCCGCCATCGCCGCCACCACTTGGGTCGTCTGGCAGTTCGACCTGCAGGCGATGGGCGTGGCCGTCGTCGGAGAGGTGCCCCGCGCCCTGCCACCCCTCACCCGGCCCGACCTTTCGCTCGACCTCGTCCGGCAGCTTGCCCTGCCCGCCGCGCTCATCTCAATCATCGGGTTCGTCGAGTCGATCTCGGTCGCCCAGACGCTCGCCGCCAAGCGCCGCCAGCGCATCGACCCGGACCAGGAACTGATCGGTCTCGGGGCGGCCAATATCGGCGCGTCGCTGACCGGGGGCTTTCCGGTGACGGGTGGCTTTTCGCGGTCGGTCGTCAATTTCGACGCCGGCGCCCGCACCCCCGCCGCCGGGGCCCTCACCGCGGCCGGACTGGCGCTCGCGGCGGTGACGCTGACGCCGCTCATCCATTACCTGCCGAAGGCGACGCTCGCGGCGACGATCATCGTCGCCGTCCTCAGCCTCGTGGATCTGGATCTCCTTCGCCGTGCCTGGATCTATGCAAAGGCCGATTTCGCCGCCGTCGCCACGACCGTCACGCTCACCCTTCTGCTGGGTGTGGAAGTGGGCGTATCGGCGGGTGTCGCCCTCTCGATCCTGCTGCACCTCCACCGCGCCGCGCGACCCCATATCGCCGAAGTCGGGCGCGTCCCGGGCACCGAGCACTTCCGCAACATCCTCCGCCATGAGGTCCTGACCGACCCACGGATCGTGAGCTTGCGCGTGGATGAAAGCCTCTGGTTCGCGAATGCGCGCTACCTCGAGGACCATATCCAGGCCCGCATCGCCGACGACCCGACGATCCGGCATGTCGTCCTGCAATGCGCGGCGATCAACGAGATCGACCTCAGCGCTCTGGAATCCCTCGAAGCGATCAACGCTCGATTGGACGAGATGGGGGTGGCGCTGCATCTCTCCGAAGTGAAAGGCCCGGTCATGGACCGTCTGCGCCGCGGCGATTTCCTGTCGCATCTGTCGGGACGCATCTTCCTGTCGCAGCACGATGCGGCATCGGAACTGGCGACGGGCTGATCGGTCGCAGAACAAGAATGTCCCGGTGCAATAGACGGGGCTGACGATCCGGGATCGGCCGGGCATCGGATCGACCAAACTTGCGCCCGCCACCGACGCGAATCGAGAGGCTCTCGTAAACCGTTGGCCAAGCCGACATAACGGCACACCCTGCCTGCCAAGCGAAGAACCGCCGTAGCGGATCCGGGGCGGCCCAACCTGTCGGCGCGGGGGTCGGGACGGGCCGGAGCGCCTTTTTTTCCAGACGTCTAGGCCACGACCGGCGCAGCCACGGTCCGGTCAGATCCGCGAGGGCTGGACCCTTCGCGTGCCGCGACTCCGCCGATGGCACGGGGCCGTTCGGGGCCGACATTGCCTGCCTTCGGGGCCGGCGATAGGCTCAAACGATCGAAATGACCGCGTTGTCTGGTGCCTTGTCGCTTCGAATCCGCGCCACCCGTTCAGGACCGCGCGTGCCAGGGCAACCCGGTCCCCGAAGTAGTGTTACGATTATCGCCATGGGGTCCAAATCAACGCAGCTTCAGGTGGCGCCCGAACGAAGCCGGCAAAGCAGCGACGCCTGACCGTGTTCGAATGGCTCCTCCGCTGCGTTCTCGTCACGTTTCTGGTCGTGACCGGCACAGCCGTCCTCGGCCAGGATGCCGCCGAAGCCCCAACGGATTTCTCTGATTTCGATCACAGTGCCACCGGGTTCGACCTGACCGGGGCCCATCGCGGCGCGACCTGCGAAAGCTGCCATATCGACGGCAATCTCGTCGATACGCCGCAAACCTGCGTCGGCTGCCACAACAACCAGATGGTGGCCGGAAAGCCCGCCGCGCACCCGCCCGCATCCGACAGTTGCGCCCAATGCCATACGGCGGAGAACTGGCGACCTTTCGCCTTCGATCACAGCCTCGCGGATCGGGACTGCGTCGCGTGCCACAACGGCGCGAATGCCAGCGGCAAGTCCGCCGATCACCTCGAGACCGCCGATACCTGCGACAGCTGTCACATCACGACCACCTGGACGGATGTGCGCTTCGATCACGCCGCCGTCTCGGGCGCTTGCGCCAGTTGCCACGATGGCGGCGCCGCCATCGGCAAGCCGGGCAACCACATCCCCAGCAGCAATACCTGCGACGACTGCCACGTCACGACCACATGGACCGACGTGCGGTTCGACCATGCCGCCGTCTCGGGGGCCTGTGTCACCTGCCACAACGGCAACACCGCCACGGGTAAGCCAGGCAACCATGTCCCGAGCAGCAATAGCTGCGACGATTGCCACGTAACCACCACATGGACGGATGTCCGCTTCGACCACGCGGCGGTCACCGGGGCCTGTGTCGCCTGCCACAACGGCGGCACGGCCACCGGCAAGCCCGGTAACCATATCCCCAGCAGCAACTCTTGCGACGACTGTCACATCACGACGAACTGGACCGACGTGCGGTTCGACCACGCCTCCGTCACCGGGGCCTGCGTCAGTTGCCACAACGGCAGTACCGCGACCGGCAAACCCGGCAATCACATCCCCAGCAGCAATAGCTGCGACGATTGCCACGTCACGACCACCTGGACCGATGTGCGCTTCGATCATGCCTCGGTCACCGGGGCTTGCGTCACATGCCACAACGGCAGCACCGCGACCGGCAAGCCGGGCAACCATATCCCGAGCAGCAACTCCTGCGACGACTGCCACAGCACGACGACCTGGACCGATGTGCGCTTCGATCACGCCTCTGTCACCGGCGCCTGCGTCACCTGTCACAACGGCAGCACCGCGACGGGCAAGCCGGGCAACCATATCCCCAGCAGCAATACCTGCGACGACTGCCATGTCCCAAGCACCTGGACCGACGTGCGCTTCGACCATGCCGCCGTCACCGGGGCCTGCGTGACCTGTCACAACGGCAGCACGGCCACCGGCAAACCCGGCAACCATATCCCGAGCAGCAACACCTGCGACGATTGCCACCGGCCCACGTCCTGGACCTCGGTCTCGGTCGATCACAGCTCGGTGGTCGGGGCGTGCGTCACCTGTCACAATGGCGGCTTCGCCGAAGGCAAGCCCAGCGATCATCCCCGGTCCTCGAACGCGTGCGACGACTGCCACAACACGTCGGACTGGGATGATTGACGTCACCCCAAATCGGACCGCGGGACGGATGCGTAGGACTGGCGCGCTGGCCGCCCTCTGTGCTGCGTTGGCCTTAACGCCGGCGGCCAAAGCACAGTCCCTGCTGGTCGATGCCGAGGCGAGCTTCGATGCCGCCCGCGTGTGCCCGACCCTCGTCGTGCGCTTCGCTTCGCCGCTGGACCTGCTCGTGCAATCCGGCGGCCAAGGCGCGTCCCGGATCGATCTGATCCTGCGCCCCGACGGGGATGATGCCACCGAGATCCTCGAATTCGACGCACCGGTCACCCTGCCTGCACCGTCGTCGCCCGCATTGGGGGCCACGCGCATCGCGCTGGAGCAATCCGGGGCCGATCTCGTCCTCAACATCACCTTCGCGCGGCCGGTCGTCACCGAGGCGACGATGGCGCCCGATGGTCGGACGGTCTCGGTCGCGGTCGCCGAGGCCGGGGGTGCCAGCGCCTGCCTGAACTCCCTGACCGGGGGCGGGCCGCAGGTGACGTCCGACCCGCCTGCCCCGGACGCCCCGATCAATGACACCGACGACGACCTGGCCGGGATCGAGGCCGATTTCGTCGAGGCCCGCGCGGCCATCACCGCGCAGAACTACAATCGCGCGATCCAGTTGCTGACCCGCATCCTGTCCGCGCCGGAGAATGAGCGCAGCGCCGAGGCGCAGGAGCTGTTGGGCGTCGTCCGGGAGCGCAACGACCAGTTCGCGCAGGCCCGGGCCGAATACGAGATCTACCTGGAGCGCTATCCCGACGGCGACGGCGCGACCCGCGTCCGCCAGCGCCTGACGGCCCTGCTGACCGCGCAGGGCGCGCCGCCCGCACCCCTGCGCACCGCGACGGACGGCACCCCGGCGCGGCCCAACGAAGAGGTGGATTCCACGGACGCCCCCCCTGCCCTCGATCAGGCGGCGGCGCGGCCGCGTCCGCTCACACCGGCCCGCGACACCCGCCGCCCCATCGCCGATCCCGACGAGGCGGAAGAGGAGAGCCTTCCGAAGCTCGAATATTCTGGCAGCTTCACCAGCCGGTACTTCTTCCGGCAGGAGACGGCACGCATCTCGGATTTCGATACGGCCCGCCGGTCGGTGGACGACTTCGTGCTTCAGAACTCGCTCGTGAATGGTGTGAACTTCCGCGGCGTCTACGAGACCGCGGACTACATCCTGTCATGGCGCGTGGACGGCGCGCTCGAGTTCGCGTTCGACGACGAGGAGGAGAATGTCCGCTTCTCGCGCCTCTACGTGGACTACGATCCGAAGCACTCCGATCTTTCCTATCGGTTCGGGCGCCATCTCGTCCGGTCGGGCGGGGTGTTCGACCGATTCGACGGCCTGACCGCAAGCTGGCGCCGCGACGAGGCGTTCAGCGCCCATTTCCAGATCGGCTCGCCGGTAGACAGCGTCCGCGACCCCCTGTTCGAGTTCGACCGCCTGACCTACGGCATCAGCCTGGAGTTCGAGGAGGTCTTCTCGCACACCGACCTCAGCATCTACGCCTTCGAGCAGCGCGCCGGTTCGGTGGTGGATCGCCGCAATATCGGGTTCGAGCTGGAATACGAGGACGACGTCTTCTTCGCGAGCGCCGCCGTGGACTACGACATCTCCCTCGACAAGCTGAACTACGCGCGGATCTCCGCGACGCGCCGGTTCGAGGACCGCTCCACGCTGACCTTCAGTCTCGACTACGTCCAGTCGCCCACGCTCGCGCTGACCAATGCCGAACAGGGCCAGGCGGGCCAGACGCTGGACCAGTTGCTGGAGACCTTCACCCTGGCCGAGGTCCGGCAATTCGCGCTCGACCGCACGACCGCGTCGCGATCTGCCACGCTGTCGTATTTCCGACCCTGGAACGACACGTGGCTGTTCAACGCGGATGCCACGGTGTTCCAGACAGAAGGCAACCCCGCCTCGGGGGGCGTGCCCGCAATCGCCGCGCCGGGAACGGATGTCTACGCGTCGATTGGCGTCTTCGGGTCGGGTGTCTTCTCGGAATCCGACGTACTCAGCGCGTCCCTGCGCTATGCGGACACCTCGTCTGCCACGCTCGGGCTGATCGACGCGTCCTACCGCTTCAGGCCGACAGACCGGCTGCGCGTCCGGCCGCGCCTGCGGCTAGGCCACCGGGACCTGAAGGCGAGCGGCGGGACGGAGATCTTCGCGGTCCCGTCGGTGACGATCGACTACGAGGTCAGGGACAGCACCCAGTTGGAGCTGGAGGTCGGCGGACGCCTGTCCCGGACGCGGACGCCCACGACACTCGACAACCGCACCGAGACCTATGCCTTCTTGGGGATCCGGCAGGAGTTCTGAGGCGAGCCTAGTCCAGCAGCGCCACGACCACCGGATTTCCCGCCGCAAGGGCAAGATCGCGGGCGCGGTGACGGTCCTGGTTGCGCAGCCCCTTGTCGGCCCCCGCTTCGATCAGCAATCCGACGACCTCGCGCGCGTCGGCCTGCGCGGCCAGCATCAGCGCCGAGTTGCGCTTGGCATTGCGCAGGTCGATCTCTGCGCCCGCGCCGATCAGGCTCTGGACGGCATGGGAATTGCCTTGCCGGGCGGCGATCATCAGGGCCGTGTTGCCCGTCTCGGTGGCGGCGTTCACATCCGCCCCGGCCTTCAGAAGCAGGGACATCATCCCGGTCTGCCCGAAGCGCAGCGCTGCGTGCAGCGCCGTCTCGCCCTCGTGATCCGCATGGTCGATCGCCACGCCGGTTTCGATCAGGAACGATGCCGCGGGCCTGTTGCCCGCCGCCGCAGCGTGCCACAGCGCCCCGCGCCCGTCCGCGTCGATCAGATCGAGCGGCAATCCCCGTTGCAGCAGCATGTCCAGGATCTCCGGCCCGCCGTTCTGCGCCGCCGTCGTCAGGAGGTTCATCCGCAGTTGGGGATCTTCGGCCGGGAAGTCGTGCTTGAGCAGGAGAAGGGCGACCCGCGTCTGCCCGGCCCCGAGCGCATGGCCCAGCGGGCGCGTGCCGTCGGCATCGGCCAGATAGCTCCGCGCGCCGTGCTGCAGCAGGTGCCAGACCACCGTGTAGTGCCCCGCCTGCGATGCGAGGGCCAGGGCCGTCCGACCCTCCGCGTCCTGGAAATTGAGATCGGCACCGGCCTCGACCAGCGCCATGGTCGCCTTGATCTGACCCGTCTCGGCCGCGTGCATCAGCGCGGTGCGCCCCTGCTTGTCGGTGCCGTCGATCACTGCGCCGTCGTCCAGCAGCGCTTCGGTCACCTCGTCTTCGCCGCGCCGTGCCGCTTCGATCAGAAGGGTCCAGCCCAGATTATTCGCGATCTCGGATACCTCGCGTTCGGTCTCTTCGACGCTCTCCTCCACCGCCGCATGGTCGGCCTCCTTCTCGGCGACCAGCGCGCGGTCCAGCTTCGACAGCAACCGTGCGGCCAGCGCGTGACCCTCAGCGGCGGCGGTGGCGACCCACGTCCGACCCGCCAAGGCATCCTCCTCGGTGCCGCGTCCATCCAGCAAGAGGTTGCCGAGGCTGTATTGCGCATCGAGATGGCCCGCTTCAGCAGCTTGTTTCGTCAGGTCGAAGGCCATCCGCTCGTCTTGGCGCACGCCGCGCCCGTCGCGGTAGAGCGTGGCGAGAATGAACGAGGCTTCGGCGTGCCCCTCCGCCGACAGGTCCGCCAGGGTCTCGGCCGCCTCGGTATAGTTGCGTTGCCGGACCGCCGTCTCGGCCGCCTGCATCCGCAGCGCGTCGCCGGGACGCTGTTGCACGTTGGCGGCGGCAGGCGCGGCCAGCGCGACGAAGGCGAGGAGAATCGTTGTTCTATGCAGTGCCATGTTTTGTCTCGACCGTGATTCCGATGGATTTGAGAAACGCGGTCGGCAGGATGCCCCCCGCGCAGACGATGACGGCATCGTTGGGCAGACGCGTCATATCGCCCGCCTGTTCGATTTCGACATGCGCCGCGTCGATCTTCTTGACGTTGGAGCCGAGGATGACGTTGAGGCTGCCATCCGCCTCGGCCGCCTCGAGCTTCTTGCGGTTCTTCGGCTTCACGCGTGAGAACGCGGCACTTCGATAGGACAGCGTCACATCGCTCTGCGGTAGCTCGGCGATGCTGGTCGCGGCCTCGATGGCGCTGTCGCCGCCGCCCACCACCAGCACCGACTGCCCCTGATACTGTTCGGGGTCGGTCAAGCGATAGACGACCTTGCTCTGCTCCTCGCCCTCCACGCCGAGCTTCCGGGGCGTCCCGCGCCGACCGATCGTCAGAAGCACGGCACGCCCGCGATGTGTGCCTGCGGTCGTGGTGACCTCGAAGCCGTCGCCATCGGGTTCAATCGCCGTGACGCGCTCCTCGAAATTGATCTGAAGACCCGTGTCGGCGACCACCTTCTCCCAGAATTCCATCAGGGCTTCCTTGGTCGTCTCGCGGAAATTCGCCTTTCCGTAGATCGGCAGCGTGACGGGCGCCGTCATCACCAGCTTGCCGCGCGGGAAGTGCGAGACCGTTCCGCCAAGCGTCTCCTGCTCGACGATGACGTAACTCAGGCCCTTTTCCATGGCACCCAGACCGGCGGCGAACCCGGCCGGACCGGCACCCACGATGACGACGTCGACTGCACCCGGCGCGGCCGGGGCCTTGTGCTTCGCGATCTCGCCGAGCGCCTGCCGCCCCTGTTCGATCGCGTTGCGGATCAGCCCCATACCGCCGAGTTCTCCGGCGATGTAGATGCCCGGCACGTTGGTCTGGAAGTCCGGCCCAACATGCGGAATGTCCATGCCCCGCTCCGCCGTTCCGAACACCAGAGTGATGGCGTCCATCGGGCAGGCCTGCGCGCAGGCACCATGACCGATGCAGTTTGCCGGCTCGACCAGTTCGGCCTTGCCGTTCACGAGGCCGAGGATCCGGCCCTCGGGACAAGCCCGCACGCAGGCCCCGCAGCCGATGCAGGTGGTCGGATCGATCACCGGATGCAGCGAGGCGGGCTGCGTCAGACCGGCGGCGTGCGCCTCCGCCTTCTGGGTCTGCGCCGTGCGTTCGCCGCGTTGCCGCAGAACCACGAACACGACCCACACCAGCACGAGGGGCACGGCATAGATGAGAATTGTCGATACGGGCAGGTCGTCGGTCCTCTGCTCATTCCACCCCCAGCCCCA
This portion of the uncultured Jannaschia sp. genome encodes:
- a CDS encoding YeeE/YedE family protein — encoded protein: MQSLLGGALIGLSAVMLMGLMGRIMGATGILSGLVAPIDGREFAWRAAILAGMVTGPAIVLLATGAMPVIQVPVSAPTLVVGGLIVGIGATYGSGCTSGHGVCGMARLSPRSVAATLTFMATTAATVFVIRHVMGG
- a CDS encoding DUF6691 family protein, whose product is MRLIASYIVGLVFGVGISISGMANPAKVLNFFDIAGSWDPSLAFVMGGALLVTFVGYRWVLRADGPLLDTRFLIPTRSDLDPRLIGGAALFGVGWGIAGFCPGGALPALGTGTTDVFIFVAAVIAGIWIARNLDRLTRTPTPHT
- a CDS encoding MBL fold metallo-hydrolase; protein product: MMTYPIDMTTRPKVDGFFDEATNTISYIIQDPASDHCAIIDSVMDIDYAAGRITYDHADKLIEEVRRRGLTLDWIIETHVHADHLSAAPYIQEKLGGKIGIGAEIVTVQDTFGKVFNEGTEFQRDGSQFDALFSDGDIYEIGSMTAFAIHTPGHTPACMTHVIGDAAFVGDTLFMPDGGSARADFPGGDAGVLYDSIQKVLALPDAMRLFMCHDYGPNGRDIAWETTVAEEKAHNIHVGGGTTRAAFVKMREERDATLAVPKLILPSLQVNMRAGEVPTDAEGNPVLKVPVNGI
- a CDS encoding bifunctional protein tyrosine phosphatase family protein/NAD(P)/FAD-dependent oxidoreductase, producing the protein MDIRTLTPRLSVGPQIDPGDLKTLAAMGYRAVICNRPDGEAADQPTFEEIAAAARAEGLEARHVPIVAGRVEDADVVAFEAALTELPGPVLAYCRTGTRSTTLWSLSRAGVLKLPDILAITKAAGYDMGGVVRRIANGGQTPTDRSDARFDIAIVGGGAAGIAVAASLRKRQPDLDVAIIDPADTHYYQPGWTMVGGGIFEAAETVRTMGSIIPKGVHWIKAAVAAFEPEADAVILDGCRVLRYKHLIVCPGLKLDWHAVDGLVETLGRNGVTSNYRYDLAPYTWDLVQGLKSGRAIFTQPPMPIKCAGAPQKAMYLSADAWRRRGVLGDIEIHFANAGGVLFGIADYVPALMEYVERYGVALDFHHNLVAVDGPNRIATFDVTPPVAETRRVKMAFDMLHVCPPQAAPDFIRVSPLADAAGWVDVDQASLRHRSWDNIWSLGDVMNAPNAKTAAAARMQAPIVAANIDAAMRGRGPVARYNGYGSCPLTVERGKIVLAEFGYGGTLLPSFPEALIDGTRPSRAAWLLKEKILPPVYWRGMLKGREWLVRPEPVTVD
- a CDS encoding SulP family inorganic anion transporter; translated protein: MGFARYLPVLDWGRRYDRRDLGGDALAAVIVTIMLIPQSLAYALLAGLPPEAGLYASIVPILLYAMFGTSRALAVGPVAVVSLMTAAALGDVVAQGTAGYATAALTLAGLSGVMLLAFGLLRLGAIANYLSHPVISGFITASGLLIAASQLRHVMGIEAHGHTLPVLLGSLAENVRDTNAATFALGLGTTAFLFWVRSGLAPLLRRLGLTSGAAGTLAKIGPVAAIAATTWVVWQFDLQAMGVAVVGEVPRALPPLTRPDLSLDLVRQLALPAALISIIGFVESISVAQTLAAKRRQRIDPDQELIGLGAANIGASLTGGFPVTGGFSRSVVNFDAGARTPAAGALTAAGLALAAVTLTPLIHYLPKATLAATIIVAVLSLVDLDLLRRAWIYAKADFAAVATTVTLTLLLGVEVGVSAGVALSILLHLHRAARPHIAEVGRVPGTEHFRNILRHEVLTDPRIVSLRVDESLWFANARYLEDHIQARIADDPTIRHVVLQCAAINEIDLSALESLEAINARLDEMGVALHLSEVKGPVMDRLRRGDFLSHLSGRIFLSQHDAASELATG
- a CDS encoding ankyrin repeat domain-containing protein; protein product: MALHRTTILLAFVALAAPAAANVQQRPGDALRMQAAETAVRQRNYTEAAETLADLSAEGHAEASFILATLYRDGRGVRQDERMAFDLTKQAAEAGHLDAQYSLGNLLLDGRGTEEDALAGRTWVATAAAEGHALAARLLSKLDRALVAEKEADHAAVEESVEETEREVSEIANNLGWTLLIEAARRGEDEVTEALLDDGAVIDGTDKQGRTALMHAAETGQIKATMALVEAGADLNFQDAEGRTALALASQAGHYTVVWHLLQHGARSYLADADGTRPLGHALGAGQTRVALLLLKHDFPAEDPQLRMNLLTTAAQNGGPEILDMLLQRGLPLDLIDADGRGALWHAAAAGNRPAASFLIETGVAIDHADHEGETALHAALRFGQTGMMSLLLKAGADVNAATETGNTALMIAARQGNSHAVQSLIGAGAEIDLRNAKRNSALMLAAQADAREVVGLLIEAGADKGLRNQDRHRARDLALAAGNPVVVALLD
- a CDS encoding NAD(P)-binding domain-containing protein, which translates into the protein MPLVLVWVVFVVLRQRGERTAQTQKAEAHAAGLTQPASLHPVIDPTTCIGCGACVRACPEGRILGLVNGKAELVEPANCIGHGACAQACPMDAITLVFGTAERGMDIPHVGPDFQTNVPGIYIAGELGGMGLIRNAIEQGRQALGEIAKHKAPAAPGAVDVVIVGAGPAGFAAGLGAMEKGLSYVIVEQETLGGTVSHFPRGKLVMTAPVTLPIYGKANFRETTKEALMEFWEKVVADTGLQINFEERVTAIEPDGDGFEVTTTAGTHRGRAVLLTIGRRGTPRKLGVEGEEQSKVVYRLTDPEQYQGQSVLVVGGGDSAIEAATSIAELPQSDVTLSYRSAAFSRVKPKNRKKLEAAEADGSLNVILGSNVKKIDAAHVEIEQAGDMTRLPNDAVIVCAGGILPTAFLKSIGITVETKHGTA